Part of the Maniola jurtina chromosome 22, ilManJurt1.1, whole genome shotgun sequence genome is shown below.
CTCAAGAAAgaattctttattaaaataaagccCATTGGTATTAGGACCATATTGATCGAATGTTCCATTTCAGATCTCCTGCACCATGTCAACCGGAAGCTGCTCCGGTCCAGGGGTGTGTGGAGGAGCGAGACGAAGACCTCCACCACCTCCAGAGCCCACCATCTCCCTAGCTGCTGACCTGAGTGAACTTAGCTTAGACCAAGGCTACCATACCTTGGCTGATTGTGGACCACCTTCACGGAGACGCAGGGATAACACCTTAACTGACGCTTTGTGGCTGAAAATACTGTCTTTTCTTGAGGTAATTGTCTTTATATTCTTCGATCAGCTCGGGGTATGAAAAAGGGGTTCAAAGAAGGTCTCGGAGTAGGTATTTGTTCTGTGCTGAGTGATCTTGGCTGAGACCATTGATACCGATAGAGCCGAAACCTTGGCTGAAAGTACCTAAACTTTCACGGAAAATTTCGTTCAGAACAGACAGAACTATCGTTCTTTCCCTTTTGATGACCTGGAGGATACATAGAGGTCAATATCGAACTTCCATAGTAGTCCAAAGCTGGTCACCCATGCAGTTACCAACATGGGTTAATGTTGAAACTCAAGACGAGAGTAACAAATGCCGCTGAAAGGAGCACATGTCTCTCAAATCCAAACTTGATTTTGAAGGTAATTGACAAATGCGGTATTTATTTCCAGGTGTCAGATCTCTGCCGCATGTCCCGCGTGTGTCGACGATGGTCCCGCTTCGTCGCCAGGTTATCAGCGAGGCCAGAACCCTGGAGAAGGATAAGAGCAGCTGGCCCTTTAGAAGTAGCTGCTAGATGTGCTGGAGCAAGGGCTGGACCTTGCGTTAGCGCTGTTCGAGAGTGGCGGTCGAAGACTTGTGCTGTAAGTTATCTCTCCTTATCACGATCTTATTAAGGTAATCAGTTATACTCGTTGTCAATTGAGATTTTTGGAGTCCCAGAAAATTGACATCATTCTGCACACAATTCGCCATTAAACTTGGGCATAgtaatagataggtatctatTCTGTGACATAGACTCCTGGGTCTTTTATTGATGCTCACCTCACACTAAAACATTATCTCACGCAAAATCCAGATTATCAATTGAGACAAAACTCGATAATTATAAACGCTGGCTTCTAAATTCTTCTCTTTAGATTACAATTTgtgacaatattttttaattgtccaaaatattaaaaaaaaattagttacaATCGTTGCTGGAGGCCTAAGCTGAATCATACATAATTATTCTAAATGAAATACATTATTTAGTCTCCGCTTTACCCAAATAAAATTTTGGCTTAGCTGGTGCAGCTTTGCCTGTATAAAAATCAGACTTTGCACCAGCTAAGATCAAAGTGGGccaaaccaaaaataaaaaaaactagacgCCAAATACATAAAATCATTGAATACTAAATTGATACACGGCCTGTTGATAAAATTGCCGCATTTTGTTAGTTTCATTGTTTATCTAAAAGAGAAAGTTTTCTCAGTGAAAAATATTAAGCAATCTTCTTCCACAGGGATCAGAGTAGGTAGTTACCCTGTAGGCTGCTAATAACTACTGTATAACAATTTCATCCAATTGGCATCTCATATAATCTGAACCATAATATTTCATGTTCTTTCATTGTGTTCCAACTCATTAGTAACTTTTAGTAACGGTACAATGCTTCCAAAATTTTGGCAATTCTAGTCTAGCCAGTTCTGGACGTTCCATTTGTCTAATTCACACAGACTTGGCAAGGCTGGCTGACATTTGGATTAATAGATTTCAGGTTTTTTTGATAGTGGCTATTCATATGATTCTCttacactattttttttttcaagattgGATTTTGACTCGATTTATCAATCACATCATCATATCACATCatcatattataaaggagaaagtttgtatgtgtgtgtgtgtgtatgtttgttactggattagcacataggctactttttatcccggaaaatcaaagagttcccacgggaattttaaaaaacctacatccacgcgaacgaagtggcgggcattagctagtatctACTAAATCTTGCTAAAAAACGGAAATATCGTTAGATGAATTTGTCGGACGATACTAAAGTATCCTTGATACTCATTCCTGATtgaagcctagtggttaaggcgtcGGCCTTCGATTCGGGAGGTCGAGGATTCGATCAAAGAAAATTAagcgattcataggctacctagcgtcaaacgTCTAAACTCTAAGGTAACAAGTACCCTAACTTTCATAAACTGTGGCTGAAGCATGGCTGAAGTAATCTAGACATTCATATAAGTTTTTTCAATTCTTCACGAACGGTCAAATCGTTTTATGTTTGtaagttagtaaaaaaaatcgtttcaATGTTACAGGTAACAGTGGCTGGGGCTCAGCTGTTAGTAGCAACGTTTAGAAATCTGACGCACATAGCTTTAACAGGCTCCAACACTATGGACGCTAGAGCACTCGCGCCTATCATCACGGACTTGGTCGATTTAAGGCATATAGATCTGACAGGTAAGTTCAACTCTAtcatcacaagtgtaaattaaaaattgataacacccccgacaagtgaaggttacagtaactagaaaaaagctgataactttcaaacggctgaatcgattttcttggataatagctaagaacactctcgatcaagccgcctttcaaacaaaaaaaactaaattaaaatcggttcattcgtttaggcgctacgatgccacagacagatacacagatacacacgtcaaacttataacacccctctttttgggtcgggggttaaaaatacctaagtattcgCAAGTCTTAAAAGATAGCTCAAAACAGAACTCCGGTTAATTGAATTGATTAAAAAACTTTAAGGATTTCAAATTAAATCCCCATTGTTTACAATATCTCATCCAGCAAATTATAAATCGAGTTTATGAAAGTTATAACAAGAATTGAACTTTTACAATTATTCCAATGAATAATCTCAAACTGTTATAAGTTAAATTTTGTTTACAAAGTTCTTTGATGTGCACAGGATTCACTTTGATTTTGAAGCTAATTGTTTGTGTAAAAAACCCTTAAGTGCCAATATGGTGGTTAAAACCGCCTGAAGCCTCAAGGTACATCCCTTTCTGTCACTAAGTATATGAAGTTTCCATGCTATTCCATATGATGCAtagaaaaaaatgaaacaatCCACGCATACgatatatcatattatatgaattgatcacttgatcaatttTCCCAGCAGAACCAACATTTGCAGTTAGGCATGTTTCTTAAAAAACGATTGTGTCGGTCTACGATGATACCGCCCGAAAAATGAAATTAGGTGTAGCCCTCAAAGTTTCGgctaattttaaaagtaatttttttgttttgaatttgataaagcTTTATTCTACCACTTAATGCCTTCATTAATCACTTTATTTATGATCATCCTCCAGATTGTTCAGTCcctgttttttttgtttttcttcgaGTTTCTTTTCGTTCCTCCCGATTCCTTTTTTAATACCTAGGATTTGTCattctctttttttaaaatgataaataaGGCTATTCTTGATTCCAGGATGTCCAAATGTGGATTGGCCAGAATGGGCGTGGTTAGAGAGTCGTTTAACTACGAGAAGACCGCCTATAGAATACATAGACCTAACCGACTGCAGCGCAGTTACCGACGCAGGACTATGCGCCTTGCTTCATACGTGCCCGTCATTGCAATACCTTTACCTCAGAAGATGCACTCTAGTCACAGGTAAGTTTCAAATATTTatagtttaagagggctctctccgtcacttgtttcatacaatcgtagttccaatttcatttgaatattaagtccataaaattttgcagacatattctagaaactaatatttatgtctgtagttttccagatttctgttaaaatattcggttttaaagttacgcggtcttaaaaattttcatacaaatctttgagccactgtaattttaaaactacatatttttagaaaaatctaaaacaccacagacacagatattagtttctagaatatgtctgcaaaatttcatggactttggttgcttaatattcaaatgaaattggaactacgattgtatgaaacgagtgacggagagagccctgttaactcatTTTAGAAGAAAAACCACAAGTTATTTgcgtataatatttattttagcttagaaaataatatactCTTGTCACAGGTAAGTTTGATGAAAATTGTAATCGATTCACAGGTAAATTAATGTATCACCTTTACCGTAGAGAAGTTGTAAAGACTTTTTGTTTATTGTAATATCGAGAAATCTAACTTTCTATATCTACAGGtaaattaggtatatatttttctgTATGTATGAATTATTAGAGTTTAATAAATTCTTACAGATGCTGGTGTTCGGTGGATACCTTCATATTGCGCACTCAAGGAGTTGAGTGTTTCCGACTGTACAGGAGTTACTGACTTCGGCCTATATGAATTGGCGAAGTTAGGACCTGCGTTACGATACATTTCTGTCGCTAAATGTTCTCAGGTAggatttgttaatttttatataagtagctTTTGCAAATATTCATCCATTTATTAGACTGTATGCATCCGTTGCTATTTGTATAGCATATGTAACTTTTCTATAGCATAGGCCATTGACACTATAATACGCTGTGTTAATTTGGTTGAACACACaacttgaataaaattaattaatctaagGTTTAAATATGGTGTCAATTTTGGTGATACAGAATTTCTACCACGCAAAATTTCAATAGATAAAAAAATGTGATGATGTCGTGGGTCTCCTATGTGATCTAAGCTTTTATAATATCTTA
Proteins encoded:
- the LOC123876650 gene encoding F-box/LRR-repeat protein 7, with amino-acid sequence MSTGSCSGPGVCGGARRRPPPPPEPTISLAADLSELSLDQGYHTLADCGPPSRRRRDNTLTDALWLKILSFLEVSDLCRMSRVCRRWSRFVARLSARPEPWRRIRAAGPLEVAARCAGARAGPCVSAVREWRSKTCAVTVAGAQLLVATFRNLTHIALTGSNTMDARALAPIITDLVDLRHIDLTGCPNVDWPEWAWLESRLTTRRPPIEYIDLTDCSAVTDAGLCALLHTCPSLQYLYLRRCTLVTDAGVRWIPSYCALKELSVSDCTGVTDFGLYELAKLGPALRYISVAKCSQVSDSGIRTLARRCYKLRYLNARGCGALGDDGVEAIGRGCSRLRALDLGATDVSEAGLQILARCCPNLKKLALRGCELIGDDGLEAVAYYCRGLTQLNIQDTPVTLRGYRAVKKYCKRCVIEHTNPGFC